From Candidatus Eisenbacteria bacterium, a single genomic window includes:
- a CDS encoding sodium:solute symporter family protein codes for MTLFGLHILDVGIIALYVLVILWLGHRIGKGTKNTEDFYIAGRKLGKFYQFFLNFGNSTNADQAVAVSREIYRQGIGGMWIQYLVLFLTPFYWFTTMLYRRSRLITIGDYFTERFRSPFLGGSFAVFTLAMALIGGGVSYMVAGKTMMALTPKPESAYTQEERLSVERFQELQTLKAHLGDGLNAEEQVRYDELNERSKRGEIRSFISYTNPVVFYFAYAFIVAIYTVMGGFTAAAVTDAIQGFLIITFSFLLIPIGLGRIGGFEGLHQAVPNFKFALFGSAATSEYAWYAILAMVVANLVSIVAAAPMMATAGSAKNEMTARVGMIGGMFLKRFIMLFWALAGLLAIGLYGGKLSDPDLIWGHMTYDLLFPGAIGLMLAGILAANMSTLDATAVTNAALFVRNLYQPWKPNQSERHYINIGRIVILIVLLGGIGSALFVNNLLDLFKYFISLPAVFGASIWLGFIWRRLTKRAVILQVFICFTLYAIIPNLFQTLDGIRTHPRLLIETQPKTVMITTGAVDDDLLAGRAVKIGDAIRKPMVIEPTGIFFDKVVRSDPSDPVSPKIGMGRFHAEIWVLSWFKIDFSSASKAQLVATRFFFDALFPFLLLFIFSIITKPVQKESLDAFFGKIHTPVQPTPEAERRALEEAAKLPEIFEKMKIFPGSSWEILKPNRWDLWGFGGSWVMVGFIIFLLWLLVHIGG; via the coding sequence GTGACCCTTTTCGGCCTTCACATTCTGGACGTTGGAATCATCGCCCTTTATGTTCTTGTGATTCTCTGGCTCGGCCACCGCATCGGAAAAGGCACCAAGAACACCGAGGATTTTTATATAGCGGGCCGCAAGCTAGGGAAGTTCTATCAGTTCTTTCTCAATTTCGGCAACTCCACCAATGCCGATCAGGCCGTCGCCGTCTCCCGCGAGATCTATCGCCAGGGCATCGGCGGGATGTGGATTCAATACCTTGTTCTCTTCCTCACCCCCTTTTATTGGTTCACCACGATGCTCTATCGCCGGTCCCGGCTGATCACGATCGGCGATTATTTCACCGAGCGTTTCCGCAGCCCTTTTCTCGGCGGATCGTTCGCCGTCTTCACCCTGGCGATGGCCCTGATCGGCGGGGGTGTCAGTTATATGGTGGCCGGAAAGACGATGATGGCCCTGACGCCGAAACCGGAAAGCGCCTATACGCAGGAAGAGCGGCTCAGTGTTGAGCGTTTCCAGGAACTGCAAACGCTCAAAGCCCATCTTGGCGACGGGCTGAATGCCGAGGAACAGGTTCGGTATGATGAGCTGAACGAAAGAAGCAAGCGCGGCGAAATCCGATCCTTCATCTCTTATACAAACCCCGTTGTCTTCTACTTCGCCTACGCCTTCATCGTGGCGATCTACACCGTGATGGGGGGCTTCACCGCCGCGGCGGTCACCGATGCGATCCAAGGGTTCCTCATCATCACCTTCTCATTCCTTCTGATACCGATCGGATTGGGGAGGATCGGCGGGTTTGAGGGACTGCATCAGGCCGTCCCCAACTTCAAATTCGCGCTCTTCGGTTCCGCCGCGACGAGTGAATACGCCTGGTACGCGATTCTGGCCATGGTCGTCGCCAACCTTGTCTCGATTGTCGCCGCGGCGCCGATGATGGCGACCGCCGGCTCCGCCAAGAACGAAATGACCGCCCGCGTCGGCATGATCGGCGGGATGTTCCTCAAACGCTTCATCATGCTCTTCTGGGCCTTGGCCGGCCTCCTCGCCATCGGCCTCTACGGCGGGAAACTCAGCGACCCCGATCTCATCTGGGGCCACATGACCTACGATCTGCTCTTTCCCGGCGCCATCGGTCTCATGCTGGCCGGTATTCTCGCCGCCAACATGTCGACGCTCGACGCAACGGCTGTCACAAACGCCGCCCTTTTCGTCCGCAATCTTTATCAACCCTGGAAACCGAATCAATCCGAGCGGCACTATATCAATATAGGACGGATTGTGATTCTAATTGTTCTTTTAGGTGGCATCGGGTCGGCGCTCTTCGTGAATAACCTCCTCGATCTCTTTAAATATTTTATCTCCCTCCCCGCCGTCTTCGGCGCGTCGATCTGGCTCGGATTTATCTGGCGCCGTTTAACAAAACGGGCGGTCATCCTACAGGTCTTTATCTGTTTCACGCTTTACGCCATCATCCCCAACCTGTTTCAGACCCTTGACGGTATCAGAACCCATCCCCGCCTCTTAATAGAAACACAACCCAAGACTGTCATGATTACGACCGGCGCCGTCGACGATGATCTCCTGGCGGGGCGCGCCGTAAAGATCGGCGATGCGATCCGCAAGCCGATGGTCATCGAGCCGACCGGCATTTTCTTTGATAAAGTCGTGCGCTCCGATCCCTCCGATCCCGTCTCACCCAAGATAGGGATGGGGCGGTTCCACGCGGAGATCTGGGTTCTGAGCTGGTTCAAAATCGATTTTTCATCGGCCTCCAAGGCGCAGCTTGTCGCCACCCGCTTCTTCTTCGACGCGCTCTTCCCCTTCTTGCTTCTCTTCATCTTCAGCATCATCACCAAGCCTGTACAAAAGGAGAGCCTCGACGCCTTCTTCGGCAAGATCCACACACCGGTGCAGCCGACACCCGAGGCGGAGCGCCGGGCTTTGGAGGAGGCGGCCAAGCTTCCGGAGATCTTTGAAAAGATGAAGATCTTCCCGGGGTCGTCGTGGGAGATCCTCAAACCCAACCGGTGGGATCTTTGGGGGTTCGGCGGCAGCTGGGTGATGGTTGGTTTTATCATCTTCCTGCTGTGGCTGCTGGTGCATATCGGCGGCTGA
- a CDS encoding corrinoid protein, whose protein sequence is MTQHQGLYEAIVKGDAKSADSLTVIALGSGVEPEDLLNIALIPGMDEIGRRFEAGLCFLPELLIAVRAMKAAMSHIRPRLAASNVKPVGKVVIGTITGDLHDIGKNIVAAMLEGAGFEVIDLGLDVPPERFIDAVRSGGAHLVGMSALLATTMPMMKGVIEALDNAGLRDQVKVMVGGAPMTQKFSDEIGADGYAADARGAVVLARHLIARDS, encoded by the coding sequence ATGACTCAACACCAAGGTCTGTATGAAGCCATCGTTAAAGGTGACGCCAAATCCGCGGATAGCCTGACCGTGATAGCGCTGGGCAGCGGCGTGGAACCCGAGGACCTTCTCAATATTGCGCTCATTCCGGGAATGGATGAGATCGGGCGGCGGTTTGAGGCCGGCCTTTGTTTTTTGCCGGAACTCCTTATCGCGGTGCGGGCCATGAAGGCGGCGATGTCCCATATCCGGCCGCGCCTCGCCGCATCCAATGTGAAACCGGTGGGAAAAGTCGTCATCGGCACGATCACCGGCGACCTTCACGATATCGGCAAGAATATCGTCGCCGCCATGCTGGAGGGGGCCGGATTCGAGGTGATCGATCTGGGTCTCGACGTGCCGCCGGAGCGGTTTATCGATGCGGTTCGCAGCGGAGGGGCGCATCTTGTCGGGATGTCGGCCCTGCTTGCGACGACCATGCCTATGATGAAGGGGGTCATCGAAGCACTGGATAACGCCGGCTTGAGAGATCAGGTCAAAGTGATGGTCGGCGGCGCCCCGATGACACAAAAGTTCTCCGACGAGATCGGCGCCGACGGGTATGCCGCCGACGCCAGGGGGGCCGTGGTTCTGGCGCGCCATCTCATCGCCCGCGACTCCTGA
- a CDS encoding methyltransferase: MTSRELVCRTLEFDSPARIPRQMWLLPWAVQQYPEPSRRLQRDFPDDIGSSPSFLKQFPHISGEKHTPGTYIDEWGCVFQNLQAGVIGEVKEPLLHDWSRIEDLRVPTEALSVDTNKVNEFCASSELFLLAGTCPRPFERAQFLRGTVNLFMDFMDRPTELDRLLAILHGLYVKEMELWAKTDVDALYFMDDWGSQKALLVSPDLWRELFKPLYREYAEIAHRNGKYIFMHTDGYVLDIFPDLIELEIDAVNSQIFCMGVEEIGKKFAGEITFWGEMDRQQILPNGSLDEVIAASRLMKSSLHRGGGLIAQCEFGAGANPENVRAFFEFWEREAT; encoded by the coding sequence ATGACATCCCGAGAGCTCGTCTGCCGAACCCTGGAATTCGATTCCCCCGCCCGGATCCCGCGTCAAATGTGGCTTCTCCCCTGGGCGGTTCAACAATATCCCGAGCCATCGCGGCGGCTTCAGAGAGATTTTCCGGACGATATCGGGTCCTCCCCGTCATTTTTGAAGCAATTCCCGCACATATCGGGCGAAAAACACACGCCGGGCACTTACATCGATGAATGGGGATGTGTCTTTCAGAACCTCCAGGCCGGCGTTATCGGCGAGGTCAAGGAGCCTCTCCTCCACGATTGGTCGCGGATCGAAGATCTCCGCGTCCCCACGGAAGCGTTGAGTGTCGATACAAACAAGGTCAACGAATTCTGCGCCTCATCCGAACTCTTCCTGCTGGCCGGCACCTGTCCCCGCCCCTTTGAGCGCGCTCAATTCCTCCGGGGAACGGTGAATCTCTTTATGGATTTCATGGATCGCCCAACGGAACTCGACCGCCTGCTGGCGATCTTGCACGGGCTTTATGTCAAGGAGATGGAGTTGTGGGCAAAGACGGATGTCGATGCTCTTTATTTTATGGATGACTGGGGCAGCCAGAAAGCCCTTCTCGTGTCTCCCGATCTCTGGCGTGAGCTCTTCAAGCCCCTCTATCGGGAATATGCGGAAATCGCGCATCGCAACGGAAAGTATATCTTTATGCACACTGACGGCTATGTCCTCGACATCTTCCCCGATCTGATTGAATTGGAGATCGACGCCGTCAACTCACAGATCTTCTGCATGGGGGTGGAAGAGATCGGAAAAAAATTTGCTGGAGAGATCACCTTCTGGGGTGAGATGGATCGCCAGCAGATTCTCCCCAACGGTTCGCTTGATGAGGTCATCGCAGCCTCCCGATTGATGAAATCTTCCTTACACCGCGGCGGCGGCCTGATCGCCCAGTGCGAATTCGGCGCGGGCGCAAATCCCGAGAATGTCAGAGCTTTCTTTGAGTTTTGGGAACGGGAGGCAACGTGA
- a CDS encoding 3-ketoacyl-ACP reductase, giving the protein MEGRLNPPKPRPVAFVTGAARGIGRGIAIELARNGYDIVGNATNYNPAQTGSGLAEVQARVEALGAAFAPAPGDIAELDQHERLLAVALARFQRVDLLVNNAGVAPVIRRDILETTPESYDRVLSVNSRGPFFFAQRVARQMMKQVAVDPTLPAAIIFISSISADTSSPGRVEYCVSKAAMSQMARVFAHRLAEIGINVYEVRPGLIKTDMTEPVQIAYDAKIEKGLIPQKRWGLPEDVGRAVASLARGDFNYSTGMIVEVSGGLNIRRL; this is encoded by the coding sequence ATGGAAGGCCGTCTGAATCCCCCAAAACCCCGGCCGGTCGCCTTTGTTACGGGCGCTGCGAGAGGTATTGGCCGCGGTATCGCCATTGAACTCGCCCGGAATGGGTACGACATCGTTGGAAATGCGACAAATTACAATCCGGCGCAGACCGGATCGGGATTGGCGGAAGTACAGGCCCGGGTAGAAGCATTGGGGGCCGCCTTCGCTCCCGCCCCTGGGGATATCGCCGAGTTGGATCAGCACGAGCGATTGCTGGCCGTCGCCCTGGCCCGTTTTCAACGTGTCGATCTTCTCGTCAACAACGCCGGCGTGGCGCCCGTTATACGCCGTGACATCTTGGAGACAACTCCCGAAAGTTACGACCGCGTTCTTTCTGTCAACAGCCGGGGACCCTTCTTCTTTGCGCAGCGGGTGGCGCGGCAAATGATGAAGCAGGTCGCTGTCGATCCGACACTTCCGGCCGCCATTATCTTCATCTCTTCTATCTCGGCCGACACCTCTTCCCCGGGACGCGTCGAGTATTGTGTTTCTAAGGCGGCGATGAGCCAAATGGCCCGTGTCTTCGCCCACCGGCTGGCCGAAATAGGTATTAATGTTTATGAGGTCCGTCCCGGTCTCATCAAGACCGACATGACCGAACCGGTCCAAATAGCTTATGACGCCAAGATTGAGAAGGGCCTCATTCCTCAAAAACGCTGGGGCTTGCCCGAGGATGTAGGTCGCGCCGTCGCCTCGCTGGCGCGCGGCGATTTCAACTATTCGACCGGCATGATTGTAGAAGTCAGCGGAGGACTCAATATCCGCCGTCTATAG
- a CDS encoding aldolase yields MNRSLAVLKKLKQSRLIALLAPRRPEECLTAYEALNDLGIVLEIAFRTDAALGGIQAVLKRHPGALLLAGTVLTPEQADAAIRAGVAGVVSPDYLPAVVETCCQKDILCAPGGTADAGKQLVQKAELYRCDLETLRIKYPYQWLYKIFPAITGTNNLLKSSTAWKAVYKDLLLFYTGGVTYENLEPISTHDPKGIICGSVLTKLIDTPDKMREEAKRWLAVLSGAGTEAPATAPRPGEQDKNNRIEADQRVVTFGEIMLRLSPPPGRRLQQAGSFDAGFGGAEANVAVSLAQFGHPSRFVTALPENDLGQAAIQELRGLGVDTSCIVRQGNRIGLYYLEHGLSQRPSRVIYDRAGSSIAAIQSGDIDWEAALKNAAWFHWTGITPALSSSAAESLREGLLTAKKMKIPISTDINYRGKLWPREKAREVMTPLMDFVDIAIGNEADMGDVFGIHAGASDPDSGRLDIKAYQGAAGEMVEKYKLKMMAVTLRESLSASDNRWSAALFDGSAFYHSKTYSIHITDRVGAGDAFSAGLIHGILAGRSSADALEFAAAAAALKHTIAGDFNRVSLQEVEALAGGKSSGRVQR; encoded by the coding sequence TTGAATAGATCATTGGCCGTACTGAAGAAGCTGAAGCAATCACGACTGATTGCCCTGCTTGCTCCACGCCGTCCCGAAGAATGCCTCACGGCCTATGAAGCCCTGAATGATCTGGGGATTGTGCTGGAGATCGCCTTCCGGACCGATGCGGCGCTCGGTGGGATCCAGGCGGTGCTGAAACGCCATCCCGGCGCTCTTCTCCTGGCGGGAACGGTACTGACACCGGAGCAGGCCGATGCGGCGATTCGCGCCGGAGTGGCGGGTGTCGTTTCGCCTGATTATTTGCCCGCCGTTGTGGAAACCTGCTGCCAAAAGGATATCCTCTGCGCACCCGGCGGCACGGCCGATGCGGGCAAGCAGCTTGTACAGAAAGCGGAACTTTACAGGTGCGACCTTGAAACCCTCCGCATAAAATATCCATATCAATGGCTGTACAAAATTTTTCCTGCGATCACTGGAACCAATAACCTTCTTAAATCTTCCACCGCCTGGAAGGCCGTCTATAAAGATCTCCTGCTGTTCTATACCGGCGGTGTCACCTACGAAAATCTTGAGCCGATCTCGACGCACGATCCCAAGGGGATTATCTGCGGATCGGTGCTCACGAAGCTCATCGACACTCCGGATAAGATGCGGGAAGAGGCGAAAAGATGGCTCGCGGTTCTTTCCGGAGCCGGAACAGAGGCGCCGGCCACGGCCCCAAGGCCGGGAGAACAGGACAAAAACAACAGGATTGAAGCCGATCAAAGAGTTGTCACCTTTGGCGAGATCATGCTCCGCCTCTCTCCGCCGCCGGGCCGGCGCCTGCAGCAAGCCGGGTCGTTCGACGCGGGGTTTGGTGGAGCCGAAGCGAATGTCGCGGTGTCGCTGGCGCAATTTGGTCATCCCTCACGCTTCGTCACGGCCCTTCCGGAAAATGATCTCGGCCAGGCGGCGATCCAAGAGCTTCGCGGTCTCGGTGTCGACACTTCATGTATCGTCCGGCAGGGAAACCGGATCGGTCTCTACTATCTGGAACACGGCCTCTCTCAACGGCCGTCACGCGTCATCTACGACCGGGCCGGCTCTTCCATTGCGGCCATTCAATCCGGTGATATCGATTGGGAAGCGGCGCTTAAAAATGCGGCCTGGTTTCATTGGACCGGCATCACGCCGGCCCTCAGTTCCTCCGCGGCCGAATCTTTACGAGAGGGCTTGCTGACAGCCAAGAAAATGAAAATCCCGATCAGTACCGACATCAACTACCGCGGCAAATTATGGCCGCGGGAAAAGGCGCGAGAGGTCATGACGCCGTTGATGGACTTTGTCGATATCGCTATCGGCAACGAAGCCGATATGGGGGATGTCTTCGGCATTCATGCCGGCGCGTCGGATCCGGATTCGGGCCGGCTGGATATCAAGGCCTATCAAGGCGCGGCCGGGGAGATGGTCGAAAAGTATAAGCTGAAAATGATGGCGGTGACGCTGCGCGAGAGCCTCTCCGCTTCTGATAACCGGTGGTCGGCCGCCCTCTTCGATGGATCAGCGTTTTATCACAGCAAGACCTATTCGATCCATATCACCGATCGAGTCGGCGCCGGAGACGCTTTTTCCGCCGGTTTGATCCACGGGATCCTGGCCGGCCGTTCGTCCGCCGATGCGCTGGAGTTCGCTGCCGCCGCAGCGGCGCTGAAACACACTATCGCGGGAGACTTCAACAGGGTCTCCCTTCAAGAAGTGGAAGCCCTTGCCGGCGGGAAGAGCTCCGGCCGCGTTCAAAGATGA
- a CDS encoding alpha-mannosidase translates to MPHNTLHMVCNSHIDPVWLWDWEEGAAVTLATFRTAADLCEEFGNLIFCHNEAILYKYVEEYEPALFKRIRRLVRAKQWHIMGGWYLQPDCNMPSGESFVRQILLGKRYFREKFGVDVTTAMNFDPFGHSRGLVQILAKSGYDSYIYCRPGWSDGAAPAPIFDWVGFDGSEIRAVLATAHYNSPPGGAAARTAQWIQTQSYQAHHLQDVPPASPSGGALQRVSLLLWGVGNHGGGPSRRDLGDLAMLIRRSTATKVDHSTPEAFFKDHRRAYPSVPRHDGDLNPWAVGCYTSMIRVKQKHRELENTLYMTEKMAAAASLQKLTEYPRSALREAGCDLAVSEFHDALPGTSIQSVEDATLRILDHGLEILSRVKARAFFALAAGQRRAREGEYPILIYNHHPYRTECVVECELQPNWPHGTDRFLQPALFRKGREIPVQAEKERANINEDHRKRIVFRAVLEPSQMNRFDVRLNLIRRKPAAALKARQGKIRFRSDDMEVVINTRTGFIDRYRVKGVDLVKPNAGRFLVMKDNADPWGMTTRSFRKKAGSFKLLSKAAGTRFSGIAGPALPSVRVIEDGPVRSVVEAIYGYRDSTICQQYKLPKQGTEIELETRVYWNEKDRMLKLSIPTTLRDAVYQGQTAYGTADLPANGDEAVAQKWTAVVSRADNFCLTCINDSTYGSDMARGELRLSLLRSPAHAAHPTGGRRPITKPDRHTTRMDQGERHFRFWLNGGKVAGRLKRIDREALVLNERPMALNFFPAGGGKQPKAGVVLSDQVVQLGVFKYAESNDDLIIRLFEPTGRSRSTTVSIPATGAKRVVELSAFEIKTLRFNRRTRRFVEVNLLEEPVGGASQ, encoded by the coding sequence ATGCCCCATAACACCCTCCATATGGTTTGCAACTCCCACATCGATCCGGTTTGGCTCTGGGATTGGGAGGAGGGGGCGGCCGTCACGCTCGCGACCTTCCGCACCGCCGCCGATCTCTGCGAAGAATTCGGCAACCTCATCTTCTGCCACAATGAAGCCATATTGTATAAGTATGTGGAGGAATACGAGCCGGCGCTCTTCAAGCGGATCCGCCGCCTCGTTCGAGCCAAGCAGTGGCATATCATGGGCGGATGGTATCTCCAGCCCGATTGTAATATGCCTTCCGGCGAGTCATTCGTCCGCCAGATCCTGCTCGGCAAGCGCTACTTCCGCGAAAAGTTCGGTGTCGATGTCACCACGGCGATGAATTTCGATCCCTTCGGCCACTCCCGCGGGCTTGTACAGATCCTGGCGAAGAGCGGCTACGATTCCTATATCTATTGCCGGCCCGGCTGGTCCGACGGGGCGGCGCCGGCCCCGATCTTTGATTGGGTCGGGTTTGACGGATCGGAGATCCGCGCCGTTCTGGCGACGGCGCATTACAACTCGCCGCCCGGCGGTGCGGCGGCAAGGACCGCGCAATGGATTCAGACGCAATCGTATCAAGCTCATCATCTTCAAGATGTGCCGCCGGCGAGTCCGTCGGGCGGGGCGCTGCAGCGGGTCAGCCTGCTGCTCTGGGGTGTCGGCAACCATGGCGGCGGGCCTTCGCGCCGCGATTTGGGGGATCTCGCGATGTTGATCCGCAGATCAACAGCGACAAAGGTTGACCATTCGACACCGGAGGCGTTCTTTAAAGATCATCGCAGGGCCTATCCATCGGTCCCGAGACATGACGGGGATCTCAATCCTTGGGCCGTCGGCTGTTATACATCGATGATCCGGGTGAAGCAGAAGCATCGGGAGCTGGAGAACACGCTCTACATGACCGAGAAGATGGCGGCGGCCGCCTCTCTGCAGAAACTCACGGAGTATCCACGAAGTGCGCTTCGGGAGGCCGGGTGCGATCTGGCCGTGAGCGAGTTTCATGACGCCCTTCCCGGCACATCGATTCAATCGGTAGAAGACGCAACGCTCCGGATTCTCGATCATGGCTTGGAAATCCTTTCCCGTGTGAAAGCCCGCGCCTTCTTCGCTTTGGCCGCAGGGCAGCGCAGAGCGCGGGAAGGGGAGTATCCGATCCTCATCTACAATCATCATCCCTATCGGACCGAGTGTGTCGTTGAGTGCGAACTGCAACCGAATTGGCCGCATGGCACCGATCGCTTTTTGCAACCGGCGCTCTTCCGAAAGGGCCGGGAAATACCGGTTCAAGCCGAGAAGGAACGCGCGAATATCAATGAAGATCATCGCAAGCGGATTGTCTTTCGAGCGGTCCTTGAGCCGTCTCAAATGAACCGCTTCGATGTGCGCTTGAATCTCATCCGCAGGAAACCGGCGGCGGCATTGAAGGCGCGCCAGGGGAAGATTCGATTTAGGTCAGATGATATGGAAGTCGTGATCAATACACGAACCGGTTTCATCGATCGCTATCGCGTCAAGGGGGTCGATCTGGTCAAACCAAACGCGGGCCGTTTTCTTGTCATGAAAGACAACGCCGATCCCTGGGGGATGACGACCAGGTCTTTTCGGAAGAAGGCGGGGAGTTTCAAGCTGCTGTCAAAAGCGGCCGGAACGCGATTCTCCGGGATCGCCGGTCCAGCACTCCCCTCGGTTCGGGTTATCGAAGACGGCCCTGTGCGCAGTGTCGTTGAAGCGATCTATGGTTACCGCGATTCCACCATTTGCCAGCAATACAAATTGCCGAAACAGGGCACGGAGATTGAGCTGGAAACCCGCGTCTATTGGAATGAGAAGGATCGAATGTTAAAGCTGTCGATCCCCACGACGCTTCGGGATGCCGTCTACCAGGGGCAGACCGCTTATGGAACCGCCGATCTCCCGGCGAACGGCGATGAGGCGGTGGCTCAGAAGTGGACGGCGGTCGTCTCCCGCGCTGATAATTTCTGCCTGACCTGTATCAATGACTCGACATACGGGTCGGATATGGCCCGGGGCGAGTTGCGGCTTTCCCTGCTGCGCTCTCCGGCCCATGCGGCTCATCCGACCGGAGGCCGGCGCCCGATCACGAAGCCCGATCGGCATACGACCCGGATGGACCAGGGTGAACGGCATTTCCGATTTTGGCTGAACGGCGGAAAGGTGGCCGGCCGGTTGAAACGGATCGATCGCGAAGCGCTGGTCTTGAATGAACGCCCGATGGCCTTGAATTTCTTCCCCGCCGGGGGCGGAAAGCAGCCGAAGGCGGGTGTCGTATTGAGCGATCAGGTGGTTCAACTCGGTGTCTTTAAATATGCCGAATCAAACGACGATCTCATCATCCGTCTCTTTGAACCGACGGGAAGATCCAGGTCGACCACGGTGTCAATTCCCGCAACGGGGGCAAAGAGGGTGGTGGAGCTTTCAGCTTTTGAGATCAAGACACTACGATTCAATCGCCGGACCCGGCGTTTTGTGGAAGTGAACCTGCTCGAAGAACCGGTGGGGGGAGCGTCGCAATGA
- a CDS encoding Gfo/Idh/MocA family oxidoreductase, with protein sequence MNIVLVGIGGYGEVYLEALLDPANAEPGLPAGHIVGAVDPNPGACRRVRDLKERGVPFYTSLEEFYGVGRADLAVISSPIQFHREQTCLALEKGSYVLCEKPAAATVDDVDAMIACERRSGRWVAIGYQWSFSASIQELKRDIQAGHFGTPRRMKSLTLWPRDASYYKRNNWAGRLRDDRGRWVMDSPLNNAMAHDMHNMLYLLGDEMARSAMPAAVTAELYRANEIESFDTAALRVETESGAELRFYASHAVAEIQDPIFLCEFSDAEIEFAGGMSPIRVQFRDGRLKEYPSPNTDPQWKKLWTCLKGNVDPSLIPCGLKAARSQTLCVGAAAESMPVIAAFPDHLIRRSGPPEKESTWVDGLAEILRNAYQAGLLPGEMDVVWARTGRRVLTP encoded by the coding sequence ATGAATATCGTCCTCGTCGGGATCGGCGGTTACGGCGAAGTTTATCTTGAGGCCTTGCTGGACCCGGCCAACGCCGAGCCCGGACTCCCCGCCGGCCATATCGTCGGCGCTGTTGATCCCAACCCCGGCGCCTGCCGGCGGGTGCGCGATCTGAAAGAACGGGGTGTTCCATTTTATACTTCCCTGGAAGAGTTCTATGGCGTGGGGCGTGCTGACCTGGCCGTGATTTCCTCTCCGATTCAGTTCCACCGGGAGCAGACCTGCCTGGCCCTTGAAAAGGGCAGCTATGTGCTCTGCGAGAAACCCGCCGCGGCCACGGTTGATGATGTGGATGCGATGATCGCGTGCGAGCGGCGTTCCGGCCGCTGGGTGGCGATCGGCTATCAATGGTCGTTCAGCGCTTCAATCCAGGAACTAAAGCGGGATATTCAGGCGGGTCACTTCGGGACACCGCGGAGAATGAAATCGCTGACCCTCTGGCCGAGAGATGCGTCGTATTACAAACGCAACAACTGGGCCGGACGTTTGCGGGATGATAGGGGCCGTTGGGTCATGGACAGCCCGCTCAACAACGCGATGGCGCATGACATGCACAATATGCTTTATCTTCTGGGCGATGAGATGGCCCGATCCGCGATGCCCGCCGCCGTCACGGCGGAACTCTACCGCGCAAATGAGATCGAGAGTTTTGATACGGCGGCGCTGCGGGTCGAGACGGAGAGTGGAGCAGAGTTGCGCTTCTATGCATCACACGCCGTCGCTGAGATTCAGGATCCGATTTTCTTATGTGAGTTCAGCGATGCTGAGATTGAGTTTGCCGGTGGGATGTCACCCATCAGAGTGCAATTTCGGGACGGCAGGCTGAAAGAGTACCCCTCTCCCAATACGGATCCCCAGTGGAAGAAGTTATGGACCTGTTTAAAGGGCAACGTTGACCCGTCATTGATTCCCTGTGGATTGAAGGCGGCACGATCGCAGACCCTCTGTGTCGGCGCCGCGGCCGAATCGATGCCTGTGATCGCCGCGTTTCCTGATCATCTCATCCGCCGGTCCGGTCCTCCGGAGAAGGAGTCGACATGGGTCGACGGTTTGGCGGAAATCTTGCGGAACGCCTACCAGGCGGGGCTGTTGCCCGGCGAGATGGATGTGGTCTGGGCGCGGACCGGGCGGAGAGTGCTGACACCTTGA